The Solanum lycopersicum chromosome 8, SLM_r2.1 DNA segment TCACAAGATTTCCTGGAGTTCCTTACACATTCTTTCGTCAAAGACAAGGATGCAGGGTCACCCTTTACCAAGATTGTCATGTTCCTGATAACTTCATCCCGAAAATTCCACTTTCTGATGGAAAGTTTTATAAGCCACAACGATGTTGGGAAGACATTTTTGATGCAGTCACTAATGCAAagcatttaatttatataactgGATGGTCTATTTATACCGAGGTCACTTTGATAAGGGACAGGAGGAGGCCTAAGCCTGGTGGAGACATATCGCTCGGAGAGTTGCTTAAGAGAAAAGCTAATGAAGGTgtgcgagttctaatgttggtctGGGATGACAGGACATCGATTCCTGTGTTACAACAAGATGGACTAATGGCTACTCATGATGAAGAAACTGCTAATTATTTTCGAGGCACTCAAGTAAGTTGTGTGTTGTGTCCTCGAAATCCTGATGATGGACGGAGCATTATTCAGAATATAGAGATTGGGACAATGTTTACTCATCATCAAAAGATTGTAATTGTTGATGGAGAAATGCCTAATGGAGACAGGGAGAGGAGGAGAATTGTGAGTTATATTGGTGGGCTTGATCTTTGTGATGGTAGATATGATACACAATTTCACTCCCTTTTCAGGACTTTGGACACAGCACATCATGATGATTTTCACCAACCAAATTTCACCGGTACCTCAATTCATAAAGGCGGACCAAGAGAGCCTTGGCACGATATCCATTGCCGAATAGAAGGGCCAGCAGCTTGGGATGTGCTCTACAATTTTGAACAGAGATGGAGGAAGCAAGGGGTAAGGGACTTGCTTATAGACCTAAGGGATATCGATAATATCATCATACCACCTTCACCTGTTATGTATCCTGATGATCACGACACATGGAATGTTCAAGTTTTTCGATCCATTGATGGAGGAGCAGCTTTTGGCTTCCCCAGTGCTCCCGAAGAGGCAGCCAAGTCTGGTCTTATAAGTGGTAAGGAGAACATCATTGATCGAAGCATACAGGATGCATATATTAATGCCATTCGTCGAGCAAAGCATTTCATTTACATAGAAAATCAGTACTTTTTAGGCAGCTGCTTTTCATGGTACTCCAATGATATCAAGGACGAAGCCATTAATTCTCTGCAGTTGATCCCAAAGGAGCTGTCTTTGAAGATAGTCAGCAAAATTGAAGCAGGGGAAAGGT contains these protein-coding regions:
- the PLDa2 gene encoding phospholipase PLDa2 isoform X1, yielding MAANVIITVKFDNPIGAEVIGRAYFPVQQLLDGEEVDEWLEILNTERKPLHGHSKIHVKLQYFDVTREYNWNRGIKVTRFPGVPYTFFRQRQGCRVTLYQDCHVPDNFIPKIPLSDGKFYKPQRCWEDIFDAVTNAKHLIYITGWSIYTEVTLIRDRRRPKPGGDISLGELLKRKANEGVRVLMLVWDDRTSIPVLQQDGLMATHDEETANYFRGTQVSCVLCPRNPDDGRSIIQNIEIGTMFTHHQKIVIVDGEMPNGDRERRRIVSYIGGLDLCDGRYDTQFHSLFRTLDTAHHDDFHQPNFTGTSIHKGGPREPWHDIHCRIEGPAAWDVLYNFEQRWRKQGVRDLLIDLRDIDNIIIPPSPVMYPDDHDTWNVQVFRSIDGGAAFGFPSAPEEAAKSGLISGKENIIDRSIQDAYINAIRRAKHFIYIENQYFLGSCFSWYSNDIKDEAINSLQLIPKELSLKIVSKIEAGERFTVYVVVPMWPEGLPESASVQAILDWQRRTMQMMYTDIIQALKVKGIVANPKEYLSFFCLGNRETKKRGEYEPCETPEPNSGYHKAQEARRFMIYVHSKMMIVDDEYIIIGSANINQRSMDGARDSEIAMGAYQPFHLCVKEPARGQVHGFRMALWYEHLGMLDDRFLQPESVECIRKVNKIGDKYWDMYSSERLIHDLPGHLLTYPIGITENGEITELPGVGCFPDTMAPVLGTISNFLPPILTT